In Nicotiana tabacum cultivar K326 chromosome 2, ASM71507v2, whole genome shotgun sequence, the following proteins share a genomic window:
- the LOC142166223 gene encoding uncharacterized protein LOC142166223 translates to MVAKTQIDYFLYRKRDRGLCTNFKLVPSEWLSTQHRLLVMDLGINKVRKKRAVNGQPKIKWGAFTKDKTQELGEKLMVMGAWRSSGDASSMWTTTVGYIKEVVKEVLGVTKGHSNDKKDAKLAVTAAKTAAFERLYEELGDRGGDKKLFKLSKAREKKARYLDQVRCIKDEEGKVLVEEECIWRRWQAYFHRLLNEDGDRSIMLGELENS, encoded by the exons ATGGTGGCCAAGACCCAGATTGATTATTTTCTCTACAGGAAGAGGGATAGAGGTCTATGCACGAATTTCAAGCTTGTACCGAGTGAATGGCTTTCTACACAACATAGGCTCTTGGTTATGGACTTGGGGATTAACAAAGTGAGGAAGAAGAGAGCAGTGAATGGACAACCCAAGATCAAGTGGGGAGCCTTTACTAAGGACAAAACTCAAGAGTTGGGAGAGAAGTTGATGGTTATGggggcttggaggagtagtggggatgCGAGTAGTATGTGGACCACGACAGTGGGCTATATTAAGGAAGTTGTTAAGGAGGTGCTAGGGGTCACGAAGGGCCACTCTAATG ACAAAAAAGATGCGAAGTTAGCAGTCACAGCAGCTAAAACTGCAGCCTTTGAGCGCTTATATGAGGAACTTGGGGACAGAGGCGGTGACAAGAAATTGTTCAAGTTATCCAAGGCAAGGGAGAAGAAGGCTCGATacttggaccaagtgaggtgcattaAAGACGAGGAAGGCAAGGTGTTGGTGGAAGAGGAGTGTATTTGGCGCAGGTGGCAAGCATACTTCCATAGACTCCTGAACGAGGATGGGGACAGGAGCATTATGCTCGGGGAGTTGGAGAACTCATAA